From one Cupriavidus sp. P-10 genomic stretch:
- a CDS encoding NADH-ubiquinone oxidoreductase-F iron-sulfur binding region domain-containing protein: protein MNQVVIPLDATGLGRQRKRRQPKGRQVDAAALAEVRVALGDMPRRRDLLIEHLHCINDRYGQLAMPHLVALASELKLSMTEVYEVASFYHHFDVVREDADGQIAAPPALTVRVCEGIACELAGAQALIDKLPALLGTDVRVIAAPCIGRCEKAPAALVGQNPVDGATADTVAAAVQARAVRHEPEPHIDYGAYRAAGGYDLLQSLADGTLDPAAVLCTMEDSGLRGLGGAGFPTGRKWRIVQKEPAPRLMAVNIDEGEPGTFKDRVYLERDPHRFLEGMLIAATVVNVSAIYIYLRDEYAGCRALLAEALRQLRDDPPIPGLPVIELRRGAGAYICGEESAMIESIEGKRGMPRLRPPYVAQVGLFGRPTLEHNFETLYWVRDIIEKGAEWFAAQGRNGRKGLRSFSVSGRVKKPGVHLAPAGITVRELIDEYCGGMLDGHAFYAYLPGGASGGILPASMGNIPLDFDTLQPYGCFIGSAAVVILSDHDSATQAARNLMHFFKHESCGQCTPCRTGTAKALDLIRQQKWDLAALDDLSAVMRDASICGLGQAAPNPVDCVIKYFPHELA from the coding sequence ATGAACCAGGTTGTCATCCCCCTCGATGCGACAGGGCTCGGCCGGCAGCGCAAGCGCCGCCAGCCCAAGGGCCGGCAGGTCGACGCGGCCGCGCTGGCCGAAGTGCGCGTGGCGCTGGGCGACATGCCGCGCCGCCGCGACCTGCTGATCGAACACCTGCACTGCATCAACGACCGTTACGGCCAGCTGGCGATGCCGCACCTGGTGGCGCTCGCCAGCGAGTTGAAGCTGTCGATGACGGAGGTCTATGAGGTCGCAAGCTTCTACCACCATTTCGACGTGGTCCGCGAGGATGCGGACGGACAGATTGCCGCGCCGCCCGCGCTGACGGTGCGCGTGTGCGAGGGCATCGCCTGCGAACTGGCAGGCGCGCAGGCGCTGATCGACAAGCTGCCGGCGTTGCTCGGCACAGACGTGCGCGTGATCGCCGCGCCCTGCATCGGCCGTTGCGAGAAAGCGCCCGCGGCGCTGGTCGGGCAGAACCCCGTGGACGGGGCGACGGCCGATACGGTAGCCGCCGCGGTGCAGGCCAGGGCCGTGCGTCATGAGCCTGAGCCTCATATCGATTACGGCGCGTACCGTGCAGCAGGCGGCTACGACCTGCTGCAGTCGCTTGCCGACGGTACGCTCGATCCCGCCGCCGTGCTGTGCACGATGGAAGATTCCGGCCTGCGCGGCCTGGGCGGCGCGGGCTTCCCCACCGGCCGCAAATGGCGCATCGTGCAGAAGGAGCCGGCACCGCGCCTGATGGCCGTGAATATCGACGAAGGCGAGCCGGGCACCTTCAAGGACCGCGTCTACCTGGAGCGCGATCCGCACCGCTTCCTGGAGGGCATGCTGATCGCGGCGACGGTGGTCAACGTGTCGGCGATCTACATCTACCTGCGCGACGAATACGCCGGCTGCCGTGCGCTGCTGGCCGAGGCCTTGCGGCAACTGCGCGACGATCCGCCCATTCCCGGCCTGCCGGTCATCGAGCTGCGCCGGGGCGCCGGCGCGTACATCTGCGGCGAAGAGTCGGCCATGATCGAGTCGATCGAAGGCAAGCGCGGCATGCCGCGGCTGCGCCCGCCGTATGTGGCGCAGGTGGGCCTGTTCGGGCGGCCCACGCTCGAGCACAACTTCGAGACCCTGTACTGGGTGCGCGACATCATCGAGAAGGGCGCGGAGTGGTTCGCCGCGCAGGGACGCAACGGGCGCAAGGGCTTGCGTTCGTTCTCGGTATCCGGACGCGTGAAGAAGCCGGGCGTGCATCTGGCCCCCGCGGGCATCACCGTGCGCGAGCTGATCGACGAATACTGCGGTGGCATGCTCGACGGCCACGCGTTCTACGCGTACCTGCCGGGCGGCGCGTCGGGCGGCATCCTGCCCGCGTCGATGGGCAATATCCCGCTCGATTTCGACACGCTGCAGCCCTATGGCTGCTTCATCGGCTCGGCCGCGGTGGTGATCCTGTCCGACCATGACAGCGCCACGCAGGCGGCGCGCAACCTGATGCACTTCTTCAAGCATGAGTCGTGCGGGCAATGCACGCCATGCCGCACCGGCACGGCCAAGGCACTCGACCTGATCCGGCAGCAGAAGTGGGACCTGGCCGCGCTGGACGACCTGTCCGCGGTGATGCGCGATGCATCGATCTGCGGGCTGGGGCAGGCCGCGCCCAATCCCGTCGACTGCGTGATCAAGTACTTCCCGCACGAACTCGCGTGA